The following DNA comes from Fibrobacter sp. UWB4.
TTCAAGAAAGACCTTTCGCTGATTATCATTTTCTTTTACATGGTTCTGTTCATGCTCGGGATGCTCATGGTGTCCGTCGGGCGTAACGCTTTTGTGCCGCTGGCGTTTGATTCGGGTGGCGTGACGACGGGGCCGATTACGGTGCCGTTCATCATGGCGCTTGGCGTTGGCGTTGCGGGTGCGATTGGTGGTAAGAACGCTTCGGAAAATAGTTTCGGCCTGATTGCGCTTTGCTCGGTTGGCCCGATTTTGGCGTTGATGGGCTTGGTGGTTTTTTCGAAAGGCGACTTGACGTATGAACTTTCGACGGCGGCCTACTCGGTGGAGGCTAGTCTTGGTGAACACTTTTTGCCGGTGGTGTTGACTGTTGCAAAAGAAGTTTTTATTGCGCTTGCGCTGATTGTCGTATTTTTCGGTGCGCTGCAGTGGACCGTGCTCAAGCTCCCGATGGTGAAGCTTGTGCAAGTGGGGGTTGGCATCCTTTACACGTTTGTCGGGCTTGTGATTTTCTTGACGGCGGTGACTGTCGGGTTCTTGCCGATCGGTTTTGAAATCGGGTGTGAACTTGCAAAACGCCCGCATGCGCTTGTGGCGGCTGGGTTTATCATCGGCATGGTGGTGGTGCTTGCAGAACCGGCGGTGCATGTGCTCAATAAGCAGGTCGAAGAAGTGACGGGTGGCCTTGTGACCAAACGCTCGATGCTGATTGCTCTCTCGGTGGGCGTTGGCATTTCGATTGGCCTTTCGATGCTTCGCATTATTATCGGGTTCCCGATTATTTATTACCTCTTGCCGGGCTACTTTATTTCACTGGGGCTTTCGTTCTTTGTGCCGAAGCTTTATACGGCGATTGCGTTTGACTCCGGTGGCGTGGCGAGCGGTCCGTTGACTTCGAGCTTTATTCTGCCTTTGGCGATTGGCGCTTGCTCCGTGATTCACGATGGCGGCGATTCAATTTTGAATTATGCGTTTGGCATTGTGGCAATGGTTGCGATGACTCCGCTCATTACAATCCAGGTGCTTGGTTTCAAGGCGATTGTGGCAAGGCTCTGGCGCAACAGGATTATGATGCGTCGCTTGCAGGATGCCGATGACGAACAGATTATTGACTTTGTGTAGAGGCTACGATGGTTGAAACAGTAAAGAATGTTTTGAAACGGGCGGTGCCTCAAAAGGTTCATTCAAAAGTCTCGATGAATCGCCTCAAGATTCTCGTGACGACGGTGAACCGTTCAAAGGCGGATTTCTACATGGACTACATCCAGTCGTTTGGCGCGAATATGCAGTTCGTGTTTTACGGTCACGGCACGGCTCCGCGCGAAATCATGGCGGCACTTGGACTTGCGGACTCTGAACGCGCGGTGATTATCAGCATCATTGGCGAAGACCATGTGCCTGCAGTCTTGGAATGTCTGGAAGAAAAATTCAGGACGATTGTGAACGGCAAGGGCATTGCTTATACGATCCCGATGTCAAGCGTTATTGGCAAGTCGGTATTTAACTTTTTGAGCGACAACCGATCTCAGGTAGGGAGAGGGTAATTATGAAACCGAATACGCATGAATTAATTATCTGCATTGTGAATAACGGATTCTCCGATACTGTGATGGAAGCCGCTAAAGAGGCGGGTGCCCGTGGTGGCACGGTCTTGAATGCCCGTGGTACGGCAAATAAAGAAGCGGAAGCGTTTTTCCATATCGCTATCCAGCCTGAAAAGGAAGTCGTGATGATTCTCGTGCCGCTGAACGTGAAGGACGCGGTGCTCCATTCACTTTACGAAAAAGCGGGCCTCAATACGATGGGACAGGGAATTGCGTTTGCGCTCCCGGTGGATAATGTCGTTGGGCTTACGCCGTGGAAGGCCGAAGCTAAAACGTAAGGCGCATTTGGTACCAGACGACTCCGCCGTGGACGGAATTGCTGACGCCTTCATTTACAAATCCGAATTTAGCGTAGTAGTTGACGAGCTTGTCTTTGCAAGTTAGAACAACGCCTTTGCGGCCTTGCGCCTTGGAATCGTCAATGAGCTTTTGGATTAGTTCTCCGGCGTAGCCGTGCTTGCGGTACGAGGGAATTGTGTTCACGCCAAAGATCATTTGCCACTTGCCGTTTTCGTTGTGCATGGCGGCGTCTTCGTACATCGCGTCAGTCAAGTCGGGTTCATCAGTGACGAATCCGTCAACGAACGAAATTAACTTATCTCCATCGAACATCAGCCAAAAGTGATTGCCGTAACACTTAAGTCTTTCGGCGAAAGATTCACGGGTGGCGGCTTCGGCAGGCGGGAAGCATTCGGCTTCGACGTTTGCGACTGCGTCTAAATCACTGATGGTTGCGGTTCTGATTTGCATT
Coding sequences within:
- a CDS encoding GNAT family N-acetyltransferase, giving the protein MQIRTATISDLDAVANVEAECFPPAEAATRESFAERLKCYGNHFWLMFDGDKLISFVDGFVTDEPDLTDAMYEDAAMHNENGKWQMIFGVNTIPSYRKHGYAGELIQKLIDDSKAQGRKGVVLTCKDKLVNYYAKFGFVNEGVSNSVHGGVVWYQMRLTF
- a CDS encoding P-II family nitrogen regulator → MKPNTHELIICIVNNGFSDTVMEAAKEAGARGGTVLNARGTANKEAEAFFHIAIQPEKEVVMILVPLNVKDAVLHSLYEKAGLNTMGQGIAFALPVDNVVGLTPWKAEAKT
- a CDS encoding DUF1538 domain-containing protein: MQKILFEKLKEAFASVLPITLIVLVVSHTPLVTFSVKEQIVFTVSAIFLIIGIGLFNLGADLAMTPMGAYVGSGLTKSRRLLLLVSVCFVMGVLITVAEPDLSVLAEQVKNAVRPILLISTIGVGVGIFLLLAILKIVFKKDLSLIIIFFYMVLFMLGMLMVSVGRNAFVPLAFDSGGVTTGPITVPFIMALGVGVAGAIGGKNASENSFGLIALCSVGPILALMGLVVFSKGDLTYELSTAAYSVEASLGEHFLPVVLTVAKEVFIALALIVVFFGALQWTVLKLPMVKLVQVGVGILYTFVGLVIFLTAVTVGFLPIGFEIGCELAKRPHALVAAGFIIGMVVVLAEPAVHVLNKQVEEVTGGLVTKRSMLIALSVGVGISIGLSMLRIIIGFPIIYYLLPGYFISLGLSFFVPKLYTAIAFDSGGVASGPLTSSFILPLAIGACSVIHDGGDSILNYAFGIVAMVAMTPLITIQVLGFKAIVARLWRNRIMMRRLQDADDEQIIDFV